In Erigeron canadensis isolate Cc75 chromosome 7, C_canadensis_v1, whole genome shotgun sequence, one DNA window encodes the following:
- the LOC122607630 gene encoding uncharacterized protein LOC122607630: MPSFSRRKKKNRFSRLVADHIQSPKHGGSLVVETGFPTSLIDLYVRNRGRFRNKSAVNDYDKDSEVNSTLTSFSSLSTSENLSSDLDFRDNDEIVIENDVFYDVVSDSCDSNLEVENSGENSDKNVVMLKVFLMIFLALGTKGFVVGFMISALVLFLLEYLGKSLFVRSSLSADPKTLIETGCNENKDVKRLKKENVFNEVLEIKEVNDELKQTIRSEKESDEVVVMEIRQKSSRKAIMKSKMKKLVPKKLLKSMGSKDDLASELKEEESVKRVQDVNKPLVLSHECSYSSNEDLCNLNQEQDKIVEIESCRSSSSTLSSEFDCNVEELGRELKRNSGYLVLCLIVLAGLIGGRVMAVAFSLSWCFILKISQWISCKASQFLI, from the coding sequence atgcCGTCTTTTAGTCGTAGGAAGAAGAAAAACCGGTTTTCGAGATTAGTGGCTGATCATATTCAGTCACCAAAACACGGCGGTTCACTTGTTGTGGAAACCGGTTTTCCTACTTCTTTGATTGATCTTTATGTTAGAAATCGGGGCAGGTTTCGTAATAAATCTGCTGTGAATGATTATGACAAAGATTCAGAAGTCAATTCGACGTTGACTTCGTTTTCGTCGTTATCGACTTCTGAAAATTTGTCTAGTGATTTAGATTTTAGAGATAATGATGAAATTGTTatagaaaatgatgttttttatgATGTTGTTAGTGATAGTTGTGATAGTAATTTAGAAGTAGAGAATTCGGGTGAGAATTCGGATAAAAATGTTGTAATGTTGAAGgtttttttgatgatttttttggCGTTGGGAACAAAGGGGTTTGTAGTCGGGTTTATGATATCGGCTTTAGTTCTGTTTTTGCTTGAATATTTGGGGAAATCGTTGTTTGTGAGATCGAGTTTGAGTGCAGATCCTAAAACATTGATTGAAACCGGTTGTAATGAAAACAAGGATgtcaaaaggttaaaaaaagaGAATGTGTTTAATGAAGTGTTGGAGATTAAAGAAGTTAACGATGAGTTAAAACAGACGATTAGGTCAGAGAAAGAGTCGGATGAAGTAGTTGTGATGGAAATTAGGCAAAAGAGTTCTCGAAAAGCTATAATGAAGTCGAAAATGAAGAAACTTGTACCCAAGAAACTACTTAAGTCAATGGGTTCAAAAGACGATTTAGCTTCTGAATTAAAAGAAGAAGAGTCGGTTAAACGTGTGCAGGATGTTAATAAACCGTTAGTTTTGTCTCATGAATGCTCGTATTCAAGTAACGAAGATTTGTGTAACTTGAACCAAGAACAGGACAAAATCGTAGAAATAGAAAGTTGTCGgtcttcatcatcaactttgTCGAGTGAATTTGATTGCAATGTTGAGGAATTAGGGAGGGAACTAAAGCGGAATTCAGGGTATTTGGTTTTATGCTTGATTGTGCTGGCTGGACTAATCGGAGGACGGGTTATGGCAGTTGCATTTTCACTATCTTGGTGTTTTATTCTGAAGATATCACAATGGATAAGTTGTAAAGCTTCTCAGTTCCTAATTTAA